The Aspergillus chevalieri M1 DNA, chromosome 5, nearly complete sequence genome includes a region encoding these proteins:
- a CDS encoding uncharacterized protein (COG:S;~EggNog:ENOG410PS6R;~TransMembrane:3 (i311-329o370-388i409-426o)), whose product MSAHNTVYRDPYRDWDEPRSSSYSVKRYVIPPEEDRNLVVRRPRDWDERSTSGMEDELDPRIYGDLRHDDPYEREYNRYTRFEDSLPSPDYPPAPIIICEGQPIIINEARSVYASPRTSGYDVAPRSGYDRDPGYYYYRRVREYDDDRRSRHELSPADSLSQRPRRRDDRDYSDYSRATSRASSRERDEHPHHRRHMAEGAVVGVAAAEMLRSRSKRHGDDVSSGAGRVGRDVGAGALGAVAVEAGSRARDYYRSKSRHRSRSRARDDDDRSSRRSHHSHHHHRRRCHHHHRHSHSHGSRSHARSRSRTKTLTGLGLGAAALAAGVALANKNNNSNDDRRSRSRHRRSSRSRAPSESDDHHRSESQRRKHMAGAGLAGAAAAGLIDRHHSRSRSRKGDRSRSRSKVRKALPIVAGGLGTAAATGLYEKNKEKRDRSKHRGRRRSSSRDRSPSDVYPDPSRDSANLIEYGDHPVHGSIPPADYYGRRTPSPGYYSDASDPVARGAAGFSPSPPRNRSYSRSRSRGGRYSDDSYSDSEPSRSRSRPRPAPKEPDAERERLRFEDEVHDDPYASHDPYDGPQNYMPYPPSPPPAPKPIDNQYHPNPNYYPPPPGPGPQYGADPRYPPADYSAPPPPGAPPRHYPPPPGPGPYGAPPRKPEHVSTARSYSPHKARYASNGGSMDGGRDVKDSVADS is encoded by the exons ATGTCGGCACATAACACTGTTTATCGTGATCCTTATCGCGATTGGGACGAGCCTCGTTCTTCCTCCTACTCGGTCAAGCGTTACGTCATTCCACCAGAGGAGGATCGCAACCTGGTTGTGCGACGACCCCGTGATTGGGACGAACGCTCTACTTCTGGAATGGAAGATGAGTTAGACCCGCGAATCTACGGTGACCTCCGACATGATGATCCCTACGAACGTGAGTACAATCGCTACACCCGGTTTGAAGACAGCCTCCCCTCGCCCGACTACCCCCCTGCTCCCATTATCATTTGCGAAGGCCAGCCAATAATAATCAATGAAGCTCGATCAGTTTACGCCAGTCCACGCACCTCTGGATACGACGTTGCCCCGCGATCTGGGTATGATCGGGATCCTGGATACTATTACTACCGCCGTGTTCGCGAGTATGACGATGACCGTCGTTCTCGCCACGAGCTCAGTCCTGCAGATTCCCTGTCTCAGCGACCCCGCCGTCGTGATGACCGAGACTACAGTGACTATAGCCGGGCTACGTCTCGTGCTTCGTCTCGTGAACGTGACGAACACCCTCATCACAGGCGTCATATGGCCGAGGGCGCCGTTGTTGGTGTCGCCGCAGCAGAAATGCTTCGCAGCCGAAGCAAGAGGCACGGGGACGATGTGTCGAGTGGTGCTGGTCGCGTCGGCCGAGACGTCGGCGCTGGTGCCCTAGGTGCCGTCGCCGTCGAAGCCGGGTCGCGGGCTAGAGACTACTACCGTAGTAAGAGCCGGCATCGCTCCCGTTCTCGTGCTCgcgacgatgatgatcgAAGCTCCCGGAGATCTCATCATAgtcaccatcatcaccgcCGTCgctgccaccaccaccatcgtCACAGCCACTCGCACGGCAGTCGCAGCCATGCCCGTTCTCGCTCTCGCACAAAGACCCTTACCGGTCTGGGACTTGGCgctgctgctcttgctgcTGGTGTGGCTTTGGCCAATAAAAACAATAACTCAAACGACGACCGTCGCAGCCGCTCACGCCATCGTCGCTCATCTCGCTCGCGCGCCCCGAGTGAGAGTGATGACCACCATCGCAGTGAATCCCAGAGACGCAAGCACATGGCAGGTGCCGGCTTGGCAGGTGCCGCGGCCGCTGGTCTCATAGACAGACATCACAGTCGTTCGCGTTCTCGGAAGGGCGACCGCTCCCGTTCTCGCAGCAAAGTGCGGAAAGCACTCCCTATTGTGGCGGGTGGCTTGGGTACCGCTGCCGCTACTGGACTCTATGAGAAGAATAAGGAGAAGCGGGACAGATCCAAGCACAGGGGAAGACGGAGGTCGTCGTCCCGTGACAGGTCCCCGTCAGACGTGTACCCTGATCCCTCAAGGGATTCGGCTAATCTGATCGAGTACGGCGATCACCCTGTTCACGGCAGCATCCCACCAGCCGATTATTATGGTCGTCGCACTCCTTCTCCGGGCTATTACTCTGATGCTTCGGACCCTGTCGCACGTGGTGCCGCCGGGTTTAGCCCCAGCCCTCCAAGAAACCGCAGTTacagccgcagccgcagccgggGCGGTAGATACAGTGACGATAGCTACTCCGACTCAGAGCCTAGCCGAAGCAGGTCAAGACCTCGCCCTG CTCCCAAGGAACCAGACGCGGAGAGAGAACGACTTC GCTTCGAAGATGAGGTTCACGATGATCCTTATGCATCCCATGACCCATACGACGGGCCTCAAAACTACATGCCCTACCCgccttctcctccgcctGCCCCCAAGCCGATTGACAACCAATACCACCCCAACCCCAATTACTATCCACCACCTCCAGGGCCTGGTCCTCAATATGGGGCAGACCCACGATACCCTCCCGCTGATTACTCCGCCCCGCCTCCGCCTGGTGCGCCTCCACGTCACTATCCCCCTCCTCCAGGACCGGGTCCTTATGGCGCTCCACCTCGGAAGCCAGAGCATGTGAGTACGGCACGAAGCTATAGCCCCCACAAAGCCCGATATGCGTCCAATGGTGGGTCCATGGACGGTGGCCGTGATGTGAAAGATAGTGTCGCTGACAGTTGA
- a CDS encoding uncharacterized protein (COG:S;~EggNog:ENOG410Q28V;~InterPro:IPR006694;~PFAM:PF04116;~TransMembrane:3 (o59-77i89-109o169-188i);~go_function: GO:0005506 - iron ion binding [Evidence IEA];~go_function: GO:0016491 - oxidoreductase activity [Evidence IEA];~go_process: GO:0008610 - lipid biosynthetic process [Evidence IEA];~go_process: GO:0055114 - oxidation-reduction process [Evidence IEA]), with translation MAGNPKDSMKSTWRKAPRDQWNINHWLIEITNVHPFELDQEIPVHSKDEKVPYMSQWSLNFWVLFYAAIPLLIHEAYSTYTGNTMSRWTAIGFYSTFFNAAVIYLMHIIRRLGHTYGFLDGDKPRDGIPDVGVAKVVSSLYKTTISRIIMAAYFSYNAHQLPSQLDWKWLPLEIGVYGVVLDFWFYWYHRLMHDFNPLWKFHRTHHLTKHPNPTLSAYADHEQEFFDMVGVPMMTYFTLHYAFGLPMSFYEWWICHQYVAFAEVWGHSGIRLHLTVPTPFSWVLQMLDCEIVIEDHDLHHRKGWRKSYNYGKQSRVWDRIFGTTCPRIESVEDNVDYMNTVSMPLF, from the coding sequence ATGGCAGGAAACCCCAAGGACTCCATGAAGTCCACCTGGCGCAAAGCCCCCCGAGATCAATGGAACATCAACCACTGGCTAATCGAGATCACAAACGTCCACCCCTTCGAACTCGACCAAGAAATCCCAGTTCATTCCAAAGATGAAAAAGTCCCCTACATGTCCCAATGGTCCCTCAACTTCTGGGTTCTCTTCTACGCTGCCATCCCCCTTCTCATCCACGAAGCCTACAGCACCTACACAGGAAACACCATGTCCCGCTGGACCGCCATAGGCTTCTACTCAACCTTCTTCAACGCCGCCGTCATCTACCTCATGCACATCATCCGccgcctaggccacacctaCGGCTTTCTAGATGGCGACAAGCCCCGTGACGGCATCCCAGACGTAGGCGTGGCCAAGGTCGTCTCCTCCCTGTACAAAACCACCATCTCGCGCATCATCATGGCCGCCTACTTCTCCTACAACGCGCACCAGCTCCCCTCCCAGCTTGACTGGAAATGGCTCCCACTCGAAATCGGCGTCTACGGCGTCGTCCTCGACTTCTGGTTCTACTGGTATCACCGCCTCATGCACGACTTCAACCCGCTCTGGAAGTTCCACCGCACGCACCACCTCACCAAGCACCCCAACCCAACCCTCTCCGCCTACGCAGACCACGAGCAGGAATTCTTCGACATGGTCGGCGTCCCCATGATGACCTACTTCACGCTGCACTACGCCTTCGGCCTGCCCATGAGCTTTTACGAATGGTGGATCTGCCACCAGTACGTTGCCTTTGCGGAGGTCTGGGGCCATAGTGGAATTAGATTGCATTTGACCGTGCCGACGCCGTTTAGCTGGGTGTTGCAGATGCTGGACTGTGAGATTGTGATTGAGGATCATGATTTGCATCATAGGAAGGGGTGGAGGAAGAGTTATAATTATGGGAAGCAGAGTCGGGTTTGGGATCGGATTTTTGGGACTACTTGTCCGCGGATTGAGAGTGTGGAGGATAACGTGGATTATATGAATACGGTGAGTATGCCGTTGTTTTAG
- a CDS encoding TauD/TfdA family dioxygenase (COG:I;~EggNog:ENOG410PJYC;~InterPro:IPR042098,IPR003819;~PFAM:PF02668;~go_function: GO:0016491 - oxidoreductase activity [Evidence IEA];~go_process: GO:0055114 - oxidation-reduction process [Evidence IEA]) gives MDYAHLSYYPNREESAARTAHRLQNEQIQDNLPDGFPVQLESKMVWDRESFSLDGHESNDGTECVLVLDEAQLAEIDAAMKYFQVLALPLSKLDTTTFPLPTLHPILRRASQNIHSGYGFTLLRNIPVDNYTRAQNVIIYVGLASHIGPVFGRQDYQYAGEPAGVMMAHITDFRKKDTTADEKKFSLAAYTDGEVIFHTDVGDIVSLFVLEEPVEGGESLIASGGRVYNELARTRPDLVRVLAQEWVIPSAKNDTLHKRPLLFYQQPTASTPERVIIQFSRRSFSGFGNVPQSKYLTAAQAEALDALHFLADELHISMKLRKGDIQFINNLAVLHARRDYVDDEERRRHLLRLWMRDPENAWATPEEMRGRWSRIYGEEASNGPQVFPLEAATRSVGMDKGTA, from the exons ATGGACTACGCGCATCTATCCTACTATCCCAACCGCGAGGAATCTGCAGCGCGAACAGCTCATCGCCTGCAGAATGAGCAGATCCAGGATAATCTTCCGGATGGGTTCCCCGTGCAACTGGAGTCGAAAATGGTTTGGGATAGGGAGAGTTTCTCGCTTGATGGGCATGAGAGTAATGATGGCACGGAGTGCGTGCTTGTATTGGATGAGGCGCAATTGGCCGAGATTGATGCCGCTATGAAGTACTTTCAAG TCCTGGCCCTACCCCTCTCAAAACTAGATACAACAACATTCCCCCTCCCGACCCTTCACCCCATTCTCCGCCGCGCATCCCAAAACATCCACTCCGGCTACGGCTTCACCCTCCTCCGCAACATCCCCGTCGACAACTACACGCGCGCCCAAAACGTAATCATCTACGTTGGCCTAGCGTCCCATATCGGGCCTGTTTTCGGCCGCCAGGATTACCAATACGCCGGCGAGCCCGCAGGTGTGATGATGGCGCATATCACAGATTTCCGTAAGAAGGACACTACTGCCGATGAGAAGAAGTTCTCACTAGCCGCGTATACAGACGGAGAAGTTATTTTCCATACGGATGTGGGTGATATTGTTAGTTTGTTTGTGCTTGAGGAGCCTGTGGAGGGCGGGGAGAGCTTGATTGCTAGTGGCGGGAGGGTGTATAATGAGTTGGCGAGGACGAGACCGGATCTTGTGCGGGTTTTGGCGCAGGAGTGGGTTATTCCTAG CGCAAAAAACGACACTCTCCACAAGCGCCCATTGCTCTTTTACCAGCAACCCACAGCCAGCACGCCTGAACGCGTGATAATCCAATTCTCGCGCCGCTCGTTCTCAGGCTTTGGCAACGTCCCGCAGTCGAAATACCTAACCGCAGCGCAGGCAGAAGCCCTTGACGCACTGCATTTCCTAGCAGATGAGTTGCACATCTCCATGAAGTTGCGGAAGGGGGATATACAGTTCATTAATAACCTGGCGGTTTTGCATGCGCGGAGGGATTatgttgatgatgaggagcgTCGGCGACACCTGCTGAGGTTGTGGATGAGGGATCCGGAGAATGCGTGGGCCACGCCTGAGGAGATGAGGGGGAGATGGAGTCGGATTTATGGTGAGGAGGCGTCGAATGGGCCGCAGGTGTTTCCTTTGGAGGCTGCTACTAGGTCTGTGGGGATGGATAAGGGCACTGCTTAG
- a CDS encoding Zn(II)2Cys6 transcription factor (COG:S;~EggNog:ENOG410PM8B;~InterPro:IPR036864,IPR007219,IPR001138;~PFAM:PF00172,PF04082;~go_function: GO:0000981 - DNA-binding transcription factor activity, RNA polymerase II-specific [Evidence IEA];~go_function: GO:0003677 - DNA binding [Evidence IEA];~go_function: GO:0008270 - zinc ion binding [Evidence IEA];~go_process: GO:0006351 - transcription, DNA-templated [Evidence IEA];~go_process: GO:0006355 - regulation of transcription, DNA-templated [Evidence IEA]), with translation MTSGGRHGGKRLPISCQACRIRKIRCSRDKRPCQTCVRRGLGVEDCVYLGQPRLSSEQSSSPETLVQQELLARIRNLEDLVQRQARSNSLAGLQGSNSLSPQTSSSSEPDSAIGLGPLDSMGSGMANMGSLQTFSSGHVRYVPLASQWNSVVNKNSTGDCLQNVDTEIPDDDDDLQVPLVRNGSASRDELLGVLPPGRYCDTLKNVYFQVFSPLFHILHDLTFEAEYQQFRHDAGSVSTSWLALLFTILGIAVTALDDDDPLLSDLGREKTVSRNIKVLSARYRSAAMRCLAADGVVSRHSINSLQCLVLLNYARSHRGLPTWTLIGFTHHVAISMGCHIDPERFGLGPIEREERRRAWAGLMMLYTIQNASFGSLDQHLLAQDVKLPADVNDVDLLTGMPSESAPRPTQMTYLLLKFRLYKVSAMICESIFSFPYRSRTSTPQLESEIVAIQEMCDERYQLDTTHEPLPTHHMANMNVLYSYIHQLFLLLLRPTLCRYFQGEITPETSASRAKCVASSKASLTIYISLSELPQFAPYKWYNSGLGSFHAFHAAVVLSVILMNPESQAEFVEIKDILGKSLDVFAALSNRSAFCSKAVPILRQIIDVATTRYQQHQHQHHLFNISPMAPTTHSSPSTHTATHMNTPYSQHHSTPAAMVDESLMNPFFAQMSPQNWISPAAVPWDGWGFLTAAEGWVGGQHG, from the exons ATGACCTCCGGAGGCCGTCACGGCGGAAAACGCCTCCCCATAAGCTGTCAAGCATGTCGAATCAGGAAAATCCGCTGCTCTCGCGACAAACGGCCATGCCAAACATGTGTACGGCGAGGTTTGGGCGTAGAAGACTGCGTCTACCTAGGCCAACCGCGACTATCATCCGAACAGTCATCTTCACCAGAGACACTGGTGCAGCAGGAATTACTAGCACGAATTCGCAATCTTGAGGATTTGGTTCAGAGACAGGCTAGATCGAACTCGCTAGCTGGGCTGCAGGGCAGCAATTCACTTTCTCCGCAGACGTCTAGCTCATCGGAGCCTGATAGTGCTATTGGATTGGGGCCGCTGGATTCGATGGGCTCCGGTATGGCTAATATGGGATCTTTACAGACGTTTTCTTCGGGGCATGTTCGATATGTGCCGTTGGCTTCACAGTGGAACTCGGTGGTAAATAAGAATTCAACTGGTGATTGTCTGCAGAATGTTGATACGGAAATcccggatgatgatgatgacttGCAGGTTCCGCTGGTCAGGAATGGGAGTGCTTCGAGGGACGAGCTATTGGGGGTTCTTCCGCCGGGGAGATATTGCGATACCTTAAAAAATGTGTACTTTCAAGTCTTTTCGCCG CTATTCCATATCCTCCATGATTTGACCTTCGAGGCAGAATATCAACAATTCCGACATGACGCCGGAAGCGTATCAACATCATGGCTTGCGTTACTCTTCACCATCCTAGGCATAGCAGTGACCGCACTTGACGACGACGATCCCTTACTATCCGACCTAGGCCGCGAAAAGACAGTCAGTCGCAACATCAAAGTGCTATCAGCGCGCTACCGCTCCGCAGCAATGCGCTGCTTAGCAGCAGACGGCGTTGTATCGCGACACTCCATCAACTCTCTACAATGCCTCGTGCTCCTCAACTACGCACGCTCTCACCGCGGACTACCAACATGGACCTTGATCGGATTCACCCATCATGTTGCCATCTCAATGGGTTGTCACATCGACCCTGAACGATTTGGACTAGGTCCTATCGAGCGCGAGGAACGGAGGCGTGCATGGGCTGGACTCATGATGCTATACACCATTCAGAACGCCTCCTTCGGTAGTCTGGACCAGCATCTCCTCGCACAAGATGTCAAGCTCCCCGCAGATGTCAACGACGTCGACCTTCTAACAGGAATGCCCTCCGAATCAGCGCCGCGCCCAACACAAATGACCTATCTCCTGCTAAAATTCCGTCTCTACAAAGTCTCCGCCATGATCTGCGAATCTATCTTTAGCTTTCCTTATAGATCACGAACTAGCACTCCACAACTCGAATCGGAGATCGTGGCCATACAGGAGATGTGCGATGAGCGGTATCAACTTGATACGACACATGAACCACTACCTACGCACCACATGGCCAATATGAATGTCCTCTACAGCTACATCCATCAACTCTTTTTACTTCTTCTCCGTCCCACGCTCTGTCGATACTTCCAGGGCGAAATCACACCTGAAACATCTGCATCAAGGGCTAAATGCGTCGCTTCCTCCAAGGCATCGTTGACAATCTACATATCGCTTTCCGAGTTGCCCCAGTTCGCGCCGTATAAGTGGTATAATAGTGGACTTGGAAGCTTCCACGCCTTTCACGCTGCGGTCGTTCTATCAGTTATTCTCATGAATCCAGAGAGTCAGGCAGAATTCGTCGAGATAAAGGATATTCTCGGAAAATCACTCGATGTATTCGCTGCGCTATCTAACCGCAGTGCATTTTGTAGTAAGGCTGTGCCTATCTTACGACAGATCAT CGACGTCGCCACAACGCGCtaccaacaacaccaacatcaacatcatctcTTCAATATCTCCCCCATGGCGCCAACAACCCACTCCTCTCCTAGCACACATACAGCCACGCACATGAACACGCCATACAGCCAGCACCACTCCACTCCCGCAGCAATGGTGGATGAATCTCTCATGAACCCGTTCTTCGCACAGATGAGTCCGCAGAATTGGATAAGTCCGGCTGCGGTTCCGTGGGATGGATGGGGTTTCCTCACGGCGGCGGAAGGGTGGGTTGGGGGGCAGCATGGTTGA
- the hxt8 gene encoding putative MFS monosaccharide transporter (Hxt8) (COG:G;~EggNog:ENOG410PK2K;~InterPro:IPR005828,IPR003663,IPR036259,IPR020846;~PFAM:PF00083,PF07690;~TransMembrane:11 (n7-18c30/31o46-67i79-100o106-122i134-154o166-187i253-275o287-309i321-338o350-369i390-408o420-439i);~go_component: GO:0016020 - membrane [Evidence IEA];~go_component: GO:0016021 - integral component of membrane [Evidence IEA];~go_function: GO:0022857 - transmembrane transporter activity [Evidence IEA];~go_process: GO:0055085 - transmembrane transport [Evidence IEA]), with the protein MWYAFGVALFAAIGTFLFGFDTGIATTTIAHQSWIDYMSNPSDGLTGAVVAVYIAGEAVGAFTQTFIGDRLGRLRFMEMMCVVVTIGTVIQTASVNIGMFLAGRVLAGYAVGGLVGTVPIYLSEISDPRYRGLIGGISGCGISFGTMASNWVGYACSYAPYGPVQWRLPLGIQIPWGIIMFIGLISFMPNSPRHLIRSGKIEDARREFRRIRRDLHSHEVQEEFTLMRVQIEYEMEREITSYREIFRLFRHRVLVSVAVQTMTSLTGVNVIQQYYQTILYKSLGIDSHTILALAAVYGTVALIVNCLTTKYLTDQWGRRKMLLSGLAGIILIEIYAAVMQREFQNTDNRIGKGFAILGIYLFVVAYYGMLNSTTWLYGAEVLPIALRSKIMGLAAASHFIVNVAVTEAGPSAFANIHENYYYVFVACTLFFLVIAYFYFPETKQKTLEEIASAFGDRVIIPDGGSKDGNRDENGDGKTDSQHVEAVAVRQGG; encoded by the exons ATGTGGTACGCATTTGGTGTTGCGCTATTTGCCGCTATCGGCACTTTTCTTTTC GGCTTTGATACCGGTATTGCGACGACGA CGATTGCTCACCAGAGCTGGATTGATTATATGAGCAATCCCTCTGATGGGCTCACCGGTGCT GTTGTTGCTGTCTACATCGCCGGTGAAGCAGTCGGCGCCTTCACGCAGACCTTCATCGGGGATAGACTCGGTCGTCTCCGGTTCATGGAGATGATGTGTGTTGTTGTCACGATTGGAACGGTTATCCAGACTGCTTCTGTTAACATTGGGATGTTTCTTGCGGGTCGAGTACTCGCTGGATATGCTGTTGG TGGACTAGTCGGCACAGTACCTATCTACCTCAGCGAAATATCCGACCCCCGATACCGCGGCTTAATAGGAGGCATCTCAGGCTGTGGCATCTCATTCGGAACAATGGCCTCCAATTGGGTAGGCTACGCGTGCAGCTATGCACCCTACGGCCCCGTACAGTGGAGACTACCTCTAGGTATCCAGATTCCATGGGGCATAATCATGTTCATCGGCTTGATCAGCTTTATGCCTAATTCCCCGCGCCACTTGATCCGGAGTGGTAAGATTGAGGATGCGCGGAGGGAGTTTCGTAGGATTCGACGGGATTTGCATTCTCATGAGGTACAGGAGGAGTTTACGCTTATGAGGGTGCAGATCGAGTatgagatggaaagagaGATTACTTCTTATAGGGAGATTTTTAGGCTTTTTCGGCATCGGGTTTTGGT GTCCGTTGCCGTTCAGACTATGACGAGTCTTACTGGTGTGAATGTGATTCAG CAGTATTACCAAA CAATTCTCTACAAATCCCTAGGTATAGACTCCCACACCATCCTCGCCCTGGCTGCAGTATACGGCACCGTAGCCCTCATCGTGAACTGCCTCACGACCAAATACCTAACTGATCAATGGGGTCGTCGAAA AATGCTTCTCTCCGGCCTAGCAGGAATCATTCTCATCGAGATCTACGCAGCCGTTATGCAACGAGAATTCCAGAACACGGATAACCGAATTGGAAAGGGATTTGCTATTTTGGGGATTTATCTTTTTGTCGTGGCGTATT ATGGCATGCTAAACAGCACAACCTGGCTATACGGCGCCGAAGTCCTACCAATTGCACTCCGGAGTAAGATCATGGGATTGGCGGCTGCGTCGCATTTTATTGTTAATGTTGCAG TCACCGAAGCAGGGCCCAGTGCATTCGCAAATATACACGAGAACTACTACTATGTTTTTGTCGCGTGTACGCTTTTCTTCTTGGTTATTGCTTATTTCTATTTCCC TGAAACGAAGCAGAAAACGTTGGAAGAAATCGCATCTGCATTCGGGGATAGGGTCATCATACCCGATGGGGGAAGTAAAGACGGTAATAGAGATGAGAATGGAGATGGAAAGACTGATTCGCAGCATGTGGAGGCTGTTGCTGTCAGGCAGGGTGGTTGA
- a CDS encoding uncharacterized protein (COG:Q;~EggNog:ENOG410PI1I;~InterPro:IPR011059,IPR006680,IPR032466;~MEROPS:MER0005900;~PFAM:PF01979;~go_function: GO:0016787 - hydrolase activity [Evidence IEA];~go_function: GO:0016810 - hydrolase activity, acting on carbon-nitrogen (but not peptide) bonds [Evidence IEA]), producing the protein MAPSLPMSTRVSWAQSLSTIEPYHGPPRNIQPINEIQFEERLRPENYEIFGTHPDSKILITDVRILDSTGREPYRGDVLIEGERFTAVGNVPNKDELKRNPKVRTFNGRGRTMMSGLGDAHTHLSWNGGDLARLGELDVEEHTLLTAKSAQCFLDSGYTMCWGAASAKDRLDVVTRNAINAGDIPGPRYLANAKEICRRDGDLVPGISAYADGPDEMREVIRRHVELTADQIKLSMSGEPITEDRSVDECYFTNGETAACVDEAHKHGRRLCAHARGRDSVAMCIRHGVDVIFHASYIDDEGMNMLEANKTKHIVVPALNFPINTLEDGERFGYPRSKAEAAGYKTEIEAAVLAMREMHRRGIVVLPGGDYGFAWTPHGTYARDLAHFTKLLGFTPHEAIIAATAGVAKLFMREHELGKIQPGYYADCILVNGDPLGDIEILQDHDRLDIIMINGRLHKAGRKEYLGEEKVKNGNGVKRGLDIDGEAELPVVKKVMQKDY; encoded by the exons ATGGCGCCTTCTCTACCGATGAGCACCAGAGTCTCTTGGGCTCAATCCTTGTCGACTATTGAACCCTACCATGGACCTCCACGGAATATTCAACCTATCAATGAGATTCAGTTCGAAGAGCGGCTAAGACCTGAGAATTACGAGATATTCGGCACACATCCAGACTCCAAAATCTTAATAACAGACGTCCGTATCCTGGACTCGACAGGAAGAGAACCCTATCGTGGAGATGTTCTCATTGAAG GCGAGCGGTTCACCGCAGTAGGAAACGTCCCCAATAAAGATGAACTAAAACGAAACCCCAAAGTCCGCACATTCAACGGCAGAGGAAGAACAATGATGTCTGGCCTGGGCGATGCACATACCCATCTCTCATGGAATGGAGGTGACCTAGCCCGGTTAGGCGAGCTTGATGTGGAGGAACATACTTTACTTACGGCAAAGAGCGCCCAGTGTTTTCTGGATTCGGGATATACCAT GTGCTGGGGCGCAGCATCCGCAAAGGACAGATTGGACGTCGTAACCCGCAACGCCATTAACGCAGGCGACATCCCCGGCCCTCGATACCTCGCGAACGCCAAAGAAATCTGTCGAAGAGATGGCGACCTCGTACCAGGAATCAGTGCCTATGCTGACGGTCCGGATGAAATGAGAGAAGTCATTCGTCGACATGTCGAGTTGACTGCTGACCAAATTAAGCTTAGCATGTCAGGAGAGCCG ATCACAGAAGACCGTTCGGTAGATGAATGTTACTTTACAAACGGAGAGACAGCAGCATGCGTCGACGAGGCACACAAACACGGCCGAAGATTATGCGCCCACGCAAGAGGCCGTGACTCAGTAGCCATGTGTATTCGACACGGTGTGGACGTGATATTCCACGCATCATACATCGACGATGAGG GAATGAACATGCTCGAAGCCAACAAAACCAAACACATCGTCGTCCCCGCCCTAAATTTCCCCATCAACACCCTCGAAGACGGCGAACGCTTCGGCTACCCACGCTCCAAAGCAGAGGCAGCAGGCTACAAAACTGAAATCGAAGCGGCAGTCCTCGCAATGCGCGAGATGCATCGCCGGGGCATTGTCGTGTTGCCAGGAGG AGACTACGGCTTCGCTTGGACACCACATGGTACATACGCGCGTGACCTTGCGCATTTCACCAAGCTGCTTGGCTTCACGCCGCATGAAGCTATCATCGCGGCGACAGCGGGTGTCGCGAAGCTTTTCATGCGCGAACATGAACTGGGAAAGATACAGCCAGGGTACTATGCGGACTGTATTCTTGTGAATGGGGATCCGTTGGGGGATATTGAGATTTTGCAGGATCATGACAGGTTGGATATTATTATGATTAATGGGAGGTTGCATAAGGCGGGGAGGAAAGAGTATCTGGGGGAGGAAAAGGTGAAGAATGGGAATGGGGTCAAGAGGGGGTTGGATATCGATGGTGAGGCGGAGTTGCCGGTGGTAAAGAAGGTTATGCAGAAGGATTATTGA